A region of the Candidatus Methylomirabilis oxygeniifera genome:
AGAACCGCCCTCTCGCGTAGCGGTTCTTCCCGTATCAGGCGCAGGAGCGTTGAGCTAAGCATGCCGTGCCTCGCCTCATGCCCTTCGCCGGGCCGATAGGTTCTCTCGATTCGCTCTCGCCTCCACTCGACCATTGCGTCTCCTTCACTCAGTGGCATTGTATACCAGCGGTCCGGAAAAAGTGACTCTTTTGACAAGAATTGTGAGCGAACTTCTGCTATACGACAGTAGCGGAAATTGACGTGGCCACTTGACAGAGATGATAAGGTGATTTACCGTATGCGAATACTTGCAGATGCAATATCACGCAACCAGTACCGGATACCGGAAACGATGAGACAACAACTGAGTAACTTCAAGGCCGATTTCTTCAAGGCGCTGGCGCATCCGCTGAGGATCTCGATCCTGGATGCGTTGCGCACCGGAGAGCTGACGGTGAATGAGATCAGTCGGCAATTTGGCGTCGAGCCAGCCAATGCCTCGCAGCAGCTTGCAGTCCTTCGCAATAAGGGGATTGTGGTGGCCCGTAAGGAGGGGTCGAGCGTCTACTACTCCGTGAGCGACCCGGCCATCTTTAAGCTGCTTGATGCGGCGAGAGAAATCTTTAACAACCATCTGATCGGCGTTCGCGGGATGCTTGAAGAGATACGACTCGAACAGACGCAGACGCCCAAGCGCCGCGGAGAGAGATAGAAACATCGCCGCAGTAAGGTTATAGGAGAACTCAGACTGAGATGTTGGCACTGCTGAGAAAGATCTGGACCACACCGGTGGTGGCTGAGCCGCTGGCACCGACAGATGACGACAGACAGATCGAGGCCATCGCGCGGCAGGTCGATGATCGCGCAAGACGACTCTTCGGCCGCTCGCTCCACATCCGGGAAGTGGATGCGGGCTCGTGCAACGGGTGCGAGCTGGAGATCGGGGCGCTGAATAATCCCTACTATGACTTAGAGCGGTTTGGAATGCATTTCGTCGCCTCACCGCGCCATGCGGATTGCCTGCTGGTCACGGGCCCGGTCACACGCAATATGGCCGACCCCCTCAAACGGACCTATGACGCAACCCCCGACCCAAAGATCGTCGTCGCCGTCGGTGACTGCGCCAGGGATTGCGGAATCTTTGCAGGCGGCTATGGAGTAGTAGGACCGGTGTCAGCCATTGTGCCGGTCGATGTGGTCGTCGGCGGCTGCCCGCCGTCCCCGTCGATGATCCTGGCCGGGATCCTGGCAGCGCTCGAAAGGCGCATGTAAATAAGTATTAACAATCTCATTATTGAATCGACTTCCATTGAGAAAATCTCCCCTCGCCCCTCTTTTTCAAAGAGGGGTTAACCCTCCCTTTGGCAAAGGGAGGTGAGGAGGGTTTGTTTGATAATGTAAAACTATTATGGCGAGACTGTTAATATGTTCAGCACAAGGATGGCTCGGTGACAATGGCGCTCAGTGAAGCGGTGACGCTGAATTTACTGCTCCTGACGCTCGGGGGCTTTGGCGTCGGCGCGGCAGGGGCGGTGCTGGCAGCGCGCCACCCGCGCGTCTCGCGATTAGCGGGGCACGCGTGCGCGCTTATCGGCGCCGTGGGCGCCCTGGCGCTCGGCGCGGCAGGCCTGGCAGGCAGTACACTGGACGTGATGGTCCCAGCGCTCCTCCCTGTTGGCGGACTCTCTCTCGGCATGGATCGCCTTAGCGCGTTCTTTGTCCTGGTAATCGCGGTCGCAGCGATCCCATCTACAGTCTATGCCATCACCTATACCCGCGCCTATGAAGGAAAATCGTCACTGGCGGGGATGGGGCTCGGGTTCAACGCCTTCCTCGCCGGGATGGTGCTCGTCGTGTTGGCCCGCAACGTACTGACGTTCCTGGTCATGTGGGAGGCGATGTCGCTGGCGTCGTATTTCCTCGTAATGACAGAGGCTGAGCATAGGGACACGCAGGATGCGGGCTGGCTCTATCTGGTGACAACGCATGCAGGCTTCGCGTGTCTGCTGATCGGCTTTCTCGTTATGGCGCATGGGACCGATACGATGAACCTGAGTGAATGGCGCGCCGCATCAGCGACATTAAGCGGCCCAATGCGCCATGCGGTCTTCGTCCTGCTGGCGCTCGGCTTTGGGGCAAAGGCAGGCGTGGTGCCCTTGCATATCTGGCTCCCTAAGGCCCATCCGGCAGCGCCCAGTCACGTCTCTGCCATGATGTCAGGGGTGATGATCAAACTTGGTATCTACGGGCTTATTCGGATCGGGTTCGATTGGCTCGGGGTCGGCGCATCCTGGTGGGGCGGTGCAATACTGGTCGTCGCGGCGGTGAGCGCGGTACTCGGCGTCCTGTATGCGTTGGTAGAGTCCGACCTCAAATGCCTGCTCGCGTATTCCAGCGTCGAGAATATCGGCATCATTCTGCTCGGGGTGGGGGCTGGGATGCTGTTCCAGAGTTACCACCTCGACACCCTGGCCTCGCTGGCGCTGGTTGCGAGTCTGTACCACACCGTGAATCACGCCATATTTAAACCCCTCCTCTTCATGGGCGCCGGCGCCGTTGTGCATGCGACCGGAACCCGCAATATAGAGGAGATGGGCGGCCTTATCAAGCGGATGCCGCAGACTGCCGCCTATTTCCTTGTCGGATCGGTGGCGATTGCGGCGCTGCCGCCGTTCAACGGCTTTATCAGCGAATGGCTGATATTTCAGTCGCTGCTCCTCAGCTTCCAGATCTCGGCAACAGGAACCAATCTGCTCTTCGCGCTGTCGATCGCCGCGCTCGCGCTCACCAGTGGGCTCGCGGCGGCTTGCTTCGTGAAGGCCTTCGGGATTACCTTTCTGGCGCTCCCGCGCAGTGAACGGGCCGAGCAGGCGCGGGAGGCGCCGCGGATGATGCGCGGAGCGATGGGGATATCGGCGGTCGCATGCCTGGCGCTCGGGGTCGCGCCGGTGGGCATTGTGCGCCTCCTAAATACGACAGTAGCCGATCTGACAGGCGCGCAGGCGGATGTGCACTTCAACTGGAACGTCATTGTCGCGAATGATGCGTTCGCCGTCGTATCGCCGCTGTGGATTGCGGTCGCATTAATCTTGTTGCTCGCGCTGATTCCGATGGTCTTGCGCGTCCTCGGCGCGACCGCGGCGCGGCGCGCGTACGAGACATGGGGGTGCGGGCGCGCACTGCAGACGTCGCGCTTTGAATATACCGCGACGGCGTTCGCCAATCCGTTCAAGCGCGTGTTTGGTCTGTTGTACCGTCCGGTGAAGGAGCTGGACATACAGTTCCATCCGGAATCCCGAATGTTCGTAGAAACCATCGCCTACCGCAATGAGACGCGCTCCATATTCGAGGAGGCGCTGTATGGCCCGATGTCCAGGCTGGTACAGCGCGGCGCGCAGCGGGCGCGTATTGTCCAGTCGGGGAACGTGCATCTGTATTTATTGTATATCTTTGTGGCGCTGGTGGTCCTGCTGGCGCTGGCGGGTTAAGGGCGGATGCTCACACAGATTCTGATCGAAACGATCCAATTACTCATCGTCGGACTTGGCGCACCGCTCCTGGTGGGGCTGGTTCGGCGGGTGAAAGCCAGACTCCAGGGTCGGCGAGGGGCCGGCCTGCTGCAGCCATACGCCGATCTCCGCAAGCTTCTGGCAAAAGAGGCGGTCGTGTCGGAGACCACCTCGTGGATCTTTCGGTTTACTCCGTACCTGCTTGCGGCCACGATGCTGCTCTCCGCGCTTCTTGTCCCGCTGCTCACAACCCGGACACCGCTCGGCTTTCTCGGCAACATCATCGTGCTGATGTACCTGTTCCTGCTGGGCACCTTCTTTCTGGCCCTGGCGGGTCTGGATGCCGGCAGTGCGTTCGGCGGTATGGGATCGAGCCGTGAGATGGCCGTGGCCGCGCTGGCTGAGCCGACCGTAATGATTGCGATCTTCGCGATAGCCTTACGGGCCGGCAATACCGGTCTCGATGAGATCATCAGGCGCGGCGCAGCCGATTCGCTGTTGCTGCTGACCCCCGGGCATCTGCTGGCATTTATGGCGTTCTTCATCGTGGCGATTGCAGAGACTGGACGATTGCCGGTTGACAATCCTGCGACGCACCTGGAGCTGACGATGATTCATGAGGCGATGGTGCTGGAGTACTCGGGGCGGCACCTCATGCTGATCGAGTGGGCGGCAGGGATGAAGCTGCTGATCTTCCTGGCGCTGCTCTCGAACTTATTCTTTCCGTGGGGCGTTGCGCTGACGGTGACGCCGCCGGCGCTGGCGGTGGCCTTCGTCGCGTTGGTCGCGAAGGTGAGCGTGCTCGCAGTGGGGATCGCGGTGCTCGAAACGGCGGTGGCCAAGTTGCGGCTGTTCCGCCTGCCGGCGCTGCTGAGCGGATCGTTTGCGCTCGCCCTGTTGGCCGTCATCTCGTTTTTATTCGTCAAATAGGTTGGGTGAATGGTGACCGAACTCTTTCCAAGGCTGGTGACGTTACTCTCGTTCGCAACGCTGGGCGCGGCGTTTCTGCTGATCGTGCGCCGGGACCTCGCCGGACAGGTCCGGATATTCGCGGGGCAATCGTTGATCCTGGCCATTACCGCGGGGGTCGTCGCCGCATTCACGAGAAGCGTTGCATTGGCCAGTGTCGCGCTGGCGCTGGCGCTCTTAAAGGTAGTCGTCATTCCGCGCGTACTCAATCGCGCGGTGGCCAAGATCGGGTTACAACGGGCCGCCTTGCCGTATCTGGGCACGCCCGCGACGCTGGTGGTGTGCGGAGGCCTGGTGGTGATCGCATTTTACGTGATGGCCCCTGTCGCTGCGTCAAATCCGCTCCCTACCGCGGAGGCTATTCCGATCGCCTTTGCCGGCGTACTCATCGGCTTTTTTGTAATGGTGAATCGCCGACGCGCACTGACGCAGATCCTCGGCTTCTTAATGCTGGAGAACGGCATATTTCTGCTTGCGCTGCTGGCCACCTATGGGGTGCCGTTCATCGTGGAAATGGGCGTATTCCTTGATGTGCTGGTGGCCGTGCTGATCATGGAGGTATTCATCTATCGCATCAAAGAGAATTTTGATTCGACTGAGGTGGACCGATTGGGGAGGCTGAAGGGGTAATGCTTATCGCGCTGGTGCTGATGCCGCTGGCCGCTGCGGCCATCCTGATGCTGGTACGCCCACGGGCGTGGCTCGAGTGTATCCACGCGCTCGCGGCGCTTAGTGGACTGGCCGCCGGTCTCATGGTTGCTGCGCGGGTATGGGGGGGCGAGATGCCCACTGCCGTCGGGGGACTGCTTCGCGCGGATGGGCTCTCGGCGTTGATGGTCGTCGTGATCACCCTGGTGGGGGCGATCGCCGCGCTGTACGGAATTGGCTATATCCGGGCGGAATATGACGACACCCATCTGACACGCGTACGCAGTTTCTTCGCGCTGTTTCACGTCTTCATCTTTACCATGCTCCTGGCAGTCACAACCGATAACCTCGGTATCATGTGGGTGGCAATTGAAGGAACGACATTAGCGACAGCCTTTCTGGTGAACCTGCATAACACGCCCAAGTCGTTGGAGGCAGCCTATAAATACCTCATCCTCTCTTC
Encoded here:
- a CDS encoding Regulatory protein, ArsR, translating into MRQQLSNFKADFFKALAHPLRISILDALRTGELTVNEISRQFGVEPANASQQLAVLRNKGIVVARKEGSSVYYSVSDPAIFKLLDAAREIFNNHLIGVRGMLEEIRLEQTQTPKRRGER
- the hycG gene encoding HycG protein; its protein translation is MLALLRKIWTTPVVAEPLAPTDDDRQIEAIARQVDDRARRLFGRSLHIREVDAGSCNGCELEIGALNNPYYDLERFGMHFVASPRHADCLLVTGPVTRNMADPLKRTYDATPDPKIVVAVGDCARDCGIFAGGYGVVGPVSAIVPVDVVVGGCPPSPSMILAGILAALERRM
- a CDS encoding conserved membrane protein of unknown function (Evidence 4 : Homologs of previously reported genes of unknown function), which translates into the protein MALSEAVTLNLLLLTLGGFGVGAAGAVLAARHPRVSRLAGHACALIGAVGALALGAAGLAGSTLDVMVPALLPVGGLSLGMDRLSAFFVLVIAVAAIPSTVYAITYTRAYEGKSSLAGMGLGFNAFLAGMVLVVLARNVLTFLVMWEAMSLASYFLVMTEAEHRDTQDAGWLYLVTTHAGFACLLIGFLVMAHGTDTMNLSEWRAASATLSGPMRHAVFVLLALGFGAKAGVVPLHIWLPKAHPAAPSHVSAMMSGVMIKLGIYGLIRIGFDWLGVGASWWGGAILVVAAVSAVLGVLYALVESDLKCLLAYSSVENIGIILLGVGAGMLFQSYHLDTLASLALVASLYHTVNHAIFKPLLFMGAGAVVHATGTRNIEEMGGLIKRMPQTAAYFLVGSVAIAALPPFNGFISEWLIFQSLLLSFQISATGTNLLFALSIAALALTSGLAAACFVKAFGITFLALPRSERAEQAREAPRMMRGAMGISAVACLALGVAPVGIVRLLNTTVADLTGAQADVHFNWNVIVANDAFAVVSPLWIAVALILLLALIPMVLRVLGATAARRAYETWGCGRALQTSRFEYTATAFANPFKRVFGLLYRPVKELDIQFHPESRMFVETIAYRNETRSIFEEALYGPMSRLVQRGAQRARIVQSGNVHLYLLYIFVALVVLLALAG
- the hycD gene encoding Similar to membrane-bound [NiFe]-hydrogenase-3, subunit D gives rise to the protein MLTQILIETIQLLIVGLGAPLLVGLVRRVKARLQGRRGAGLLQPYADLRKLLAKEAVVSETTSWIFRFTPYLLAATMLLSALLVPLLTTRTPLGFLGNIIVLMYLFLLGTFFLALAGLDAGSAFGGMGSSREMAVAALAEPTVMIAIFAIALRAGNTGLDEIIRRGAADSLLLLTPGHLLAFMAFFIVAIAETGRLPVDNPATHLELTMIHEAMVLEYSGRHLMLIEWAAGMKLLIFLALLSNLFFPWGVALTVTPPALAVAFVALVAKVSVLAVGIAVLETAVAKLRLFRLPALLSGSFALALLAVISFLFVK
- a CDS encoding conserved membrane protein of unknown function (Evidence 4 : Homologs of previously reported genes of unknown function), coding for MVTELFPRLVTLLSFATLGAAFLLIVRRDLAGQVRIFAGQSLILAITAGVVAAFTRSVALASVALALALLKVVVIPRVLNRAVAKIGLQRAALPYLGTPATLVVCGGLVVIAFYVMAPVAASNPLPTAEAIPIAFAGVLIGFFVMVNRRRALTQILGFLMLENGIFLLALLATYGVPFIVEMGVFLDVLVAVLIMEVFIYRIKENFDSTEVDRLGRLKG